A single window of Tiliqua scincoides isolate rTilSci1 chromosome 10, rTilSci1.hap2, whole genome shotgun sequence DNA harbors:
- the MIA gene encoding melanoma-derived growth regulatory protein, whose product MGKLAEKKLCADAECDHPISIAVALHDYVATDCRFIHIRRGQIVYVFSKLKGRGRLFWGGSVQGDYYGEQPARLGYFPSSVVQENQYLKPGKVEVKTDRWDFYCQ is encoded by the exons ATGGGCAAATTAGCAGAGAAGAAGCTGTGTGCAGATGCGGAGTGTGACC aTCCCATCTCTATAGCAGTGGCACTCCATGATTACGTGGCCACTGACTGCCGCTTCATCCACATTCGGAGGGGGCAGATTGTCTACGTCTTCTCCAAGCTGAAGGGCCGTGGCCGACTCTTCTGGGGAGGCAGT GTGCAAGGAGACTACTATGGGGAACAGCCTGCCCGCCTGGGCTACTTCCCTAGCTCGGTCGTCCAGGAGAACCAGTACCTGAAGCCAGGCAAGGTGGAGGTGAAGACCGAT agatgggacTTCTACTGCCAGTGA
- the LOC136661124 gene encoding rho-related GTP-binding protein RhoU-like: protein MRPQEERAGFGALPPVPPRRARGGGRRELARALECVLLGDGSVGKTSLALSYCANGFPARYVPTALDRFSAVVSVDGAPVRLQLCDTAGQDEFDVLRQVCYPKADVFLLCFSVVLPTSFHNISEKWYPEIRRHCPSTPVLLVGTQSDLRQDVKVLIALSRHQEKPVPPAAARSLSTKLGMVGYLECSALTQHNLKEVFDTAIAVGLRQIEQPGLKARRSTASRLRTLSKAWWRKCVCTR from the exons ATGCGGCCGCAGGAGGAGCGGGCGGGCTTCGGGGCGCTGCCGCCGGTGCCCCCGCGCCGTGCGCGCGGCGGCGGGCGGCGGGAGCTGGCGCGGGCGCTGGAGTGCGTGCTGCTGGGCGACGGCTCCGTGGGCAAGACCAGCCTGGCGCTCAGCTACTGCGCCAACGGCTTCCCGGCGCGCTACGTGCCCACCGCCCTCGACCGCTTCTCCG CGGTGGTCAGCGTGGACGGCGCCCCGGTCCGGCTGCAGCTCTGCGACACGGCCGGGCAG GATGAGTTTGATGTGCTGCGCCAGGTCTGCTACCCCAAGGCAGATGTCTTCCTGCTCTGCTTCAGCGTGGTGTTGCCCACATCCTTCCACAACATCTCAGAGAAGTGGTACCCCGAGATCCGGCGCCACTGCCCCTCCACGCCGGTGCTGCTGGTAGGGACCCAGTCCGACCTGCGCCAGGACGTCAAGGTGCTGATCGCTCTTTCCCGACACCAAGAGAAGCCAGTGCCTCCAGCCGCTGCCAGGTCCCTGTCCACAAAGCTGGGCATGGTGGGCtacttggagtgctcagccctCACCCAGCACAACCTGAAGGAGGTCTTTGACACAGCCATCGCGGTGGGGCTGCGGCAGATCGAGCAGCCAGGCCTCAAGGCCCGCAGGAGCACTGCCAGCCGCCTCCGGACACTTTCCAAAGCCTGGTGGAGGAAGTGTGTGTGCACACGGTGA
- the RAB4B gene encoding ras-related protein Rab-4B: protein MSEAYDFLFKFLVIGSAGTGKSCLLHQFIENKFKQDSNHTIGVEFGSKVVNVGGKTVKLQIWDTAGQERFRSVTRSYYRGAAGALLVYDITSRETYNALTNWLTDARTLASPNIVIILCGNKKDLDADREVTFLEASRFAQENELMFLETSALTGENVEEAFLKCARTILNKIESGELDPERMGSGIQYGDASLRQLRQPRGTQTQNRQQCNC from the exons ATGTCGGAGGCCTACG atttCCTTTTCAAGTTCCTTGTGATTGGCAGCGCCGGCACGGGCAAGTCTTGCCTCCTCCACCAGTTCATAGAGAATAAAT TCAAGCAGGACTCCAACCACACGATTGGGGTAGAATTTGGATCAAAGGTGGTGAACGTTGGTGGCAAAACGGTAAAGCTCCAGATCTGGGACACAGCAGGGCAAGAACGGTTTAG GTCGGTAACTAGGAGCTACTATCGGGGTGCAGCTGGGGCACTCCTGGTCTATGACATCACCAG CAGAGAGACGTACAATGCCCTGACCAACTGGCTCACGGACGCCCGGACCCTGGCCAGCCCCAACATCGTCATCATTCTCTGCGGCAACAAGAAGGACTTGGATGCCGACCGGGAGGTCACTTTCCTGGAGGCTTCGCGTTTTGCACAGGAGAACG AGTTGATGTTTCTTGAGACCAGTGCCTTGACTGGGGAGAACGTAGAAGAAGCTTTCTTAAAATGCGCACGGACCATCCTGAACAAGATTGAATCAG GCGAACTTGACCCAGAGAGGATGGGCTCGGGCATCCAGTATGGTGATGCCTCCTTGCGTCAGCTGCGGCAGCCGCGAGGGACCCAGACACAGAACAGGCAGCAGTGCAACTGCTAG
- the EGLN2 gene encoding prolyl hydroxylase EGLN2: protein MGAAHAPEPVSAPRRGMGRESRPPESPGASVGGLLLLALSEPREPKRRRPGGGEAEGAAKRRCACPEPEPEPEPGRGRVPLGRLALDYVVPCMALYGICVKDAFLGEALGGRILAEAEGLRRGGKLRDGQLVSPRTVPARSIRGDQIAWVEGREPGCSAIGALVARVDRLILHCAGKLGGYDIQGRTKAMVACYPGNGRGYVRHVDNPHGDGRCVTCIYYLNRHWNSKVHGGILQIYPEGRSVVANIEPIFDRLLIFWSDRRNPHQVKPAYATRYAITVWYFDAKERAEAKGRHQLAAAQKDDPLPGTPVNDPT from the exons ATGGGGGCCGCGCACGCCCCGGAGCCGGTGAGCGCCCCCCGCCGGGGCATGGGCCGCGAGAGCCGCCCGCCGGAGAGCCCGGGGGCGTCGGTGGGGGGCCTGCTCCTGCTGGCGCTGAGCGAGCCCCGGGAGCCGAAGCGCCGCCGGCCGGGGGGTGGCGAGGCCGAGGGGGCGGCCAAGCGGCGCTGCGCCTGCccggagccggagccggagccggagcccgGGCGGGGGCGCGTGCCGCTGGGCCGGCTGGCGCTGGACTACGTGGTGCCCTGCATGGCGCTCTACGGCATCTGCGTGAAGGACGCCTTCCTGGGCGAGGCGCTGGGCGGCCGCATCCTGGCCGAGGCGGAGGGGCTCCGGCGGGGCGGCAAGCTCCGCGACGGGCAGCTGGTGAGCCCCCGCACGGTGCCCGCGCGCAGCATCCGCGGGGACCAGATCGCCTGGGTGGAGGGCCGCGAGCCCGGCTGCAGCGCCATCGGCGCCCTCGTGGCGCGGGTCGACCGCCTCATCCTGCACTGCGCCGGCAAGCTGGGCGGCTACGACATCCAGGGACGCACCAAG gccATGGTAGCATGTTACCCTGGCAACGGCAGGGGGTACGTCCGGCATGTGGACAACCCCCACGGAGACGGGCGCTGCGTCACCTGCATCTATTACCTAAACCGGCACTGGAACAGCAAG GTCCATGGAGGCATCCTGCAGATCTATCCAGAGGGCCGGTCTGTCGTTGCCAACATTGAGCCCATCTTTGACCGGCTGCTCATCTTCTGGTCTGACCGGCGCAACCCGCACCAGGTGAAGCCGGCCTATGCCACCAG gtACGCCATCACCGTCTGGTATTTTGATGCAAAGGAGAGGGCAGAAGCCAAAGGAAGGCACCAGCTGG ctgctgctcagaAAGATGACCCACTTCCTGGGACTCCAGTGAATGACCCCACTTGA
- the LOC136661269 gene encoding cytochrome P450 2F2-like, with amino-acid sequence MGTKSIEKRIQEEAQCLVQEFHKTGGAPFNPINLVCRAVSNVICAVVFGQRYDYEDADFLRLLDHFNENFKIMSSIWGELYNIFPRLMDILPGPHHQIFRNFEKLRQFIAERIRWHQHHLDPQDPRDFIDCFLIRMEQEKQDPLSHFHTETLVMSTHNLFFGGTETTSTTLRYSFLILMKYPEVAAQVYEEIDHVIGPERPPCLADRKSMPYTDAVIYEIQRFITILPMGLPRAVTRDTPFRGFLLPKGTNVIPLLSSVHGDPTQFKDPASFNPANFLDEEKAFKSSEAFMPFAPGKRICLGAGLARMEIFLFLATILQRFAFQPLVPPAEIDLTPLCTGLGNVPRPFEFRVLPR; translated from the exons ggGCTCCTTTCAACCCCATCAACCTCGTTTGCCGTGCAGTCTCCAATGTCATCTGTGCGGTGGTCTTTGGCCAGCGTTATGACTATGAAGATGCCGACTTCCTCCGCCTCCTGGACCACTTCAACGAGAACTTCAAGATCATGAGCTCCATCTGGGGCGAG CTCTACAACATTTTCCCCCGCCTCATGGACATCCTGCCGGGGCCCCatcaccagatcttccgcaacTTTGAGAAACTGCGGCAGTTCATTGCCGAGCGTATCAGATGGCACCAACATCACTTGGACCCCCAGGACCCCCGGGACTTCATCGACTGCTTCCTCATCCGCATGGAACAG GAAAAGCAAGACCCACTGAGCCACTTCCACACAGAGACACTGGTGATGAGCACCCACAATCTGTTCTTTGGCGGCACTGAGACCACCAGCACCACCCTCCGCTACAGCTTCCTCATCCTCATGAAATACCCAGAGGTGGCAG CTCAAGTCTACGAGGAGATTGACCATGTGATTGGACCTGAGCGCCCCCCTTGCCTGGCCGACCGCAAGTCCATGCCCTACACGGACGCCGTCATCTATGAGATCCAGCGGTTCATCACCATCTTGCCTATGGGGTTGCCTCGCGCTGTGACCCGGGACACCCCCTTCAGAGGCTTCCTGCTCCCTAAG GGCACCAACGTGATCCCACTCCTGAGTTCAGTGCACGGAGACCCCACGCAGTTCAAGGACCCTGCATCCTTCAACCCAGCCAACTTCCTGGATGAGGAGAAGGCCTTCAAAAGCAGCGAGGCATTCATGCCATTTGCTCCAG GGAAGCGGATCTGCCTGGGAGCTGGCCTGGCCCGCATGGAGATCTTCCTCTTCCTCGCCACGATCCTTCAGCGCTTCGCCTTCCAGCCTCTGGTCCCCCCTGCGGAGATCGACCTGACTCCCCTGTGCACAGGTCTGGGCAACGTCCCTCGGCCCTTTGAGTTCAGAGTCCTCCCTCGCTAG